The genome window tcatagcaaaggaggtgaatacatatgcacgcatcacttttccgtttaaaaaaaaaaacaagttatttttttcatttcaattcatcaatttggactattttgtgtatgtccattacatgaaatccaaataaaaatcaatttaaattacaggttgtaatgcaacaaaataggaaaaatgccaagggggatgaatacttttgcaaggtactGTAACAACTCAGTGCGTACAGCAAAAGAGCCATCCTCTACCTGCACAGGTGTACTGTTCAAATTTGTACCCCCAGTACATCATCTCCTCGTGCCTCTCGGTGCGGTTCTCCCGGTCCCGGCGTGCAGCCTCCGTCTCCACCTCACTGATGTACAGTGTCCCCCCCATCCTGGTCACAGCCAGCAGCCAGCCCTCCCGGGTCTCATAAGGCGTGGTCAACAGCTTGGTTAGGTGGCCGCGCCATGTCACAATGTCTACACCTAATGCACTGGTAGGAGAGGTCGATCAAAGAAtacatgtctgtcagaacacacAGGTTAATATAGTCACAGTCATTCCTTGTGACTAGGAATCACAGAATTGACTGAGGATATTGAGTGTGTGTATATTGAATATTGTGTCCATCACAACTGATCCCATTGTGAAATGTTTATGGCCTTGACTGACAATTAGTGGGCCTATATCTGTATAACTAGACAGAAAGGTGTTGCTATTGATGAATAATTTATCAATCAAAATAACATCTCTTAAACTGACACTAGTGGTGCTTACCATGGGGAAGAAGAAGCAGCTGTGTCCTTCGACTGCAGCTTGGACCTGTTTGCCAGGATCCATCTGAGGATGTGGTCCAGTTTCTCCTTCACCCTGTCGTCCCTCTTGACGAAGCGGCCCCTGTACCCGTCCCTCAAGTCGAAGTTAGGACAACTCTTCTCCGGCTCCACGTAGTAACGCAGCTGCCGGGAATCATTGAAAAACCTGCGCTCAGAGTCCAGGGAGAAATGTCCCACCTCCACAGGCTGTTTGTATAAGGGGAAGTCTCTCTCATACAGCTGTCGTTGTATGCTCAGGCTCTGGGTTGGGGGGCTAGATGGGGGTGTTGAAGGGCCAGCCGGGTGATGGTTCTGACCGGGTCTGAAGCGCTTGTGTTGGAAATGACCTCTCCCACTGTCATCCATGTCTCTCTTGAATGTTGACTGGTGGTTGTCGTGGTGATTGGAGTTTGGATGTTGTGGTCTGTGGTGGGACTGGTGGCGTTGGTCCATGGTGATCTAGGAAGAGACAAATATATCTGGTTAATAATCATTCAAATAACAATCTGTGTCTGACTCAATCTCTTCCAATCTTTCCTTTTTGTATACTACTCCTAATTAAAAGCCCAAAGCAGTCCAAATGTGACTTTcctgtgttttttttaaacatatttcCACATTTTGAAGTGTGTGAAATTAAAAAATGATAATTCCCTtttagctgtttgaaaagactgcctaaAATGTCAGTCTATttaggtgggatggagttttagcCTGCCTGGTGTAGATTaattaatagaccaataaaaaAAGGGAGTTCCAAACCtggggcaaaacagacggggttggcttagattgttgacaggAGGAAGGATGACGGAAGCGGACACACTGATGTGGATTGGGAATCTAATGGCGGGAGAATCAAGGAGAATTTGAACATTGTCCAAAATAATGGAAAATGGAGCAAGATAACGTACAGGGCTGAGAAGGACCCTTCGTATCTTGTAGGAGTGTGGTTTGTTAATGACGAGCAGCTGATCGGATTACTAATCTTGAAGAATCCATTtgatacagtcaggtccataaataTTTGGACATTGACCAAGGTATTATTGTTATTTTAGCTGTCTACCACAGCATATTGGAGTTGAAATGAAATAATGAATATGagctttcatttgagggtatttacATCCAAAGCAGGTGAAAGGTGTAGGAATTACAGCACTTCTTATATGTGGTACCCCCCTTTTTAAGGGACCAAAAGTAATTGGACAATTGGCTGCTCAGCTGTTCCAtggccaggtgtgtgttattCCCTCATTAGTTCATTTACAAGTAAGCAGATAAAAGGTTTAGAGTTTATTTCAAGTGTTGCATTTGGAATCTATTGCTGTTAACCCTCAATATGAAGTCCAAAGAGCTGTCACTGGCAGTGAAGCAAGCCATCCTTAGGCTGAAAAATCAAAACAAACCCATCGGAGAGATAGCAAAAACATTAGGTGTGGCCGAATCAACTATTTGGTACATTCTTTAAAAGAAAGAACACACTGGTGAGCTCAGGAACACCAAAAGGCCAGAAAAACTACAGAAAACAACTGTGGTGGATGACAGAATAATTATTTCCCTGGTGAAGAAAAAACCCTTCACAACAGTTGGCCAGATCAAGAACACCCTCCAGGAGGTAGGCATATCTGTGTCAGAGTCAACAATCAAGAGAACACACCAGAGTAAATATAGACGGTTTACCACAAGATGTAAACCATCTGGAAGACCAGATTACAGTTTGCCAAACAACATCTAAAAAAGCCTGTACAGTTCTGGAACAACATCCTATGGACAGATGAGATGAAGATCAACTTGCACCAGAATGATGGGAAGAGAAGAGCATGGAGAAGGGAAGGAACTGCTCATGATTCGAAGCATACCACCTCATCTGTGAAGCATGGCGTGGGCATGTATGGCTGCCAATGGAACTGGTTCCCCTGTATTTATTGATAATGTAACTGCTGACAAAAGCAGCAGGATGAATTCTGAAGTGTTTAGGGCTATATTATCTGCTCAGATTCAGCCAAATGCTTCAAAACTCATTGGATGGTGCTTCACAGTgcagatggacaatgacccaaagcatactgaAAAAGCAACCCAATACTTTTTTAAGGCAAAGAAGTGGAATGTTCTGCAATGGCCATGTCAATCAcctgacctgaatccaattgagcatgcATTTCACTTGCTGAAGGCAAAACGCCCCAAGAACAAGCAGGAACTGAAGACAGCTGCAGTAAAGGCCTGGCAGAGCATCACCAGGAAGGAAATCTAGCATCTGTTTATGTCTATGTGTTCCAGACTTCAGGCAGTCATTTGCAACCCTGTATTAAAACTCACAATTTAATTTATGATTGTTAGTTTGTCCAATTACTTTTGAGACCCTAAAATTGGGGGGGGGACCAcataaaaagtgctgtaattcctACACCGTTCACACGATTTGGAtgtaaataccctcaaattaaagctgaacGTCTGCACTTTCAGCTCATCTtgattgtttcctttcaaatcctTTGTGTTGGCATACAGAGCCAAAATGAAAATAACTTGGTCAATGCCCAAATATTTATGGGCCTGACTATATCCGAACTGGTGGAGAGTGCTGGGTAAAGTGAAGGCTGTGATGATCACGAGAGGCGGGCTTGTTTTGATTTTTTTGTACTTCTGCTGATCAGAAGGAACGTGTGTTGCGTCTCACCCGAGTTGATAAGTTTAACATGTCGTGTGTGTCTCTTAGAACAGGGCACCCCTCAAGGGGGTAATATCTGGCGTCTCGTGGGAAGTCGATGCACGTCAGATGAATCGTGTGGTGAATGATGAAAAGGTGAAGAGTCTATCTGTTCTTTTGTGGAGTGTCTCCTTACTCAAGTGCATTTAGGGTATATAAACTACAGAGTCAGAGTATTTATCCCAAGAACAACGCAGTGTGATCACTGCAAAGATTTTGGACATGTTTCAAGTGTTTTCAGAAGGGAGAAGCCGAGATGTCCAAGTTGTGTAAAAGATCATGTCCTGTGTTTTAAAAGTGATGAAAatgttgcaattgtggtgggaaCCATGAAGCCAGGTCTTTGGAATGCCCGACAAGGGTGAAAGAGAATGAGGCGGCCAAAGTCAGGGCTGTCCAGAGCATTTCATATGCAGCAGCTGTTAAAAGGGTTAAGTGTTCGAATGGTGCTCCTGATGAGTCCATGGTGGTGGATAGGCCTTCACTGCAGCCTGCAGCGGTTGCCTTTCACCAGCAGGATCCAAATATTTTGAAGGttaagaaggtggactttgtggcCTTTATAGCTTTGGTGATTAATGGTACTGCCAAGGTGGAGAGAAAGTCCAGGAAAATAGATATCATTGTGGATGCGGCGGAGCAGTTCCTGGGATTGAAATATTTCTCAGCGGAGGATGGAGTATTGTCAcaagccgtaccaccctctcaggcccTAGAGCCTGTGAAGGGAGATATTGAGCTTTGAAGTAaggaagtcaaatcaaatgttattagtcatatgtgccgaatacaaacttacagtgaaatgtttacttacgagcccctaaccaacaatgcagtttaaaaatttggataagaataagaaataaaagtaacaagtaattaaagagcagcagtaaaataacaatagcgagactatatacaggggggtaccggtacagagtcaatgtgcggcggcaccggttagttgaggtaatatgtacatgtaggtagagttattaaagtgactatccatagatgataacaacaaagagtagcagtggtgtaaaagaggggggggcaatgcaaatagtctgggtagccatttgatgagttgttcaggagtcttatggtttgggggtagaagctgtttagaagcctcttggacctaggcttggcgctccggtaccgcttgccgtgcagtagcagagagaacagtctatgactagggtggctggagtctgacaatttttggggccttcctttgacaccgcctggtatagaggtcctggatggcaggaagcttggccccagtgatgtactgggacgtttgcactaccctctgtagtgccttgcggtcgttggccgagcagttgccataccaggcagtgatgcaaccagtcaggatgctctcgatggtgcagcagtagaaccttttgaggatctgaggacccgtgccaaatcttttcagcctcctgaaaggttttgtcgtgccctcatcacgactgtctttgtgtgcttggaccatgttagtttgttggtgatgtggacaccaaggaacttgaagctttcaacctgctccactgcagcccgtcaatgagaatgagggcgtgcttgctcctgtagtccacaatcatctcctttgtcttgatcacgttgaggtagagattgttgtcctggcaccacacggccaggtctctgacctgacctcctcgctataggctgtctcgttgttgtcggtgtcatcggcaaacttaatgatggtgttggagtcgtgcctggcctgGCCAATTTTAGTTTTGGTTGTGTCAATGTACTATTTTTATTTGGGTGGATTAAGTTAGTTTTCGATGTCATGTGTGGTTTTGGTGTTTTCCTTGGTTTTTCAACCCATCCAGTTGGTGGCGGCAAAACACCTTTCTGGGTTCTAGTCTGCCATAAAACCCACAGAAGAagaagttccaaacctctctgccaagaGGTtggttttcccctccccactcctagcaaaattcttgtttgagaaattgctctttggtAATAAGCTATTTcagtttctttttgaccattttaattcaAAACAATCACTGTAATTTACTtgattgttacccagaaatgatttgatattgatattttttaaatattttttataatgtCTGCATTGGACTTTTAACTGATCTGGAAGAACaggatggatagatggagagcCAAAATGGGTCAATCACATTGCTTCTTCCTATTTATTCATGGCCACTGCAGTCTTTCTAGAAAATGTTTAGACATCGCTCTCCTTTGGGATGCAAACCAcagaagtaggctggctagctaactagcgactaacatacagtatacaacaataacacacacaccgGACCCAAACCTTCGGCTTCTACCACTGCTGTCTCATATGACTGGCTGAAAGCAAGCGTAACTAAATTAGGTAGCTATGTGGACTAGATACGTACTATCACTGTATTGGTTATTACATAAATACTGTAATATGTTACATCAGACGTAATAacagattttttaaaaattattacACTACCCTCCAGTCAATGTAACTTCAGCATTGCAAATGCATGGCTAGCAGTCtagcga of Salvelinus namaycush isolate Seneca unplaced genomic scaffold, SaNama_1.0 Scaffold37, whole genome shotgun sequence contains these proteins:
- the LOC120040644 gene encoding decapping and exoribonuclease protein-like — protein: MDQRHQSHHRPQHPNSNHHDNHQSTFKRDMDDSGRGHFQHKRFRPGQNHHPAGPSTPPSSPPTQSLSIQRQLYERDFPLYKQPVEVGHFSLDSERRFFNDSRQLRYYVEPEKSCPNFDLRDGYRGRFVKRDDRVKEKLDHILRWILANRSKLQSKDTAASSSPCALGVDIVTWRGHLTKLLTTPYETREGWLLAVTRMGGTLYISEVETEAARRDRENRTERHEEMMYWGYKFEQYTCADDAQSLPDPGGVVNTNEAFCTVVQTRLAEHRLLFSGEVDCRDKDPKAPSPPANYIEMKTSLEISTPKQRSNFHRFKLLKWWAQSFLPGVPRIVAGFRDHDGVVVSVETYHISKISQLIKNETNCWKPTVCMNFCCEFLSFVKSVVTEDNPRMVHLFSWDPHRDVTYSIHRDSQYSFLPDWYIREMTSSTSRETHHHPPQT